The following proteins come from a genomic window of Lolium rigidum isolate FL_2022 chromosome 5, APGP_CSIRO_Lrig_0.1, whole genome shotgun sequence:
- the LOC124656918 gene encoding uncharacterized protein LOC124656918, which produces MEFAARGRSTAAVDGVGDRDGRRFSDPPPPNGRDAHSAPENMAALVFRRGELLREFHRERIRLDMILCDLAETERAMTACLAMPAAGWGAWGDRPSMHQSEETLYRNARSSEETSWWCGNPSEPVIPFYPHVERSPSPVLQQRPVDDAEQQERVSSSRALAVAPSSCPDVEQRWSLRKEPAVEALVQAAINVVANPMETALFSQKVTPESRDAVNQEQEQQLKDSHGVQLTESGIQRREEPKCLAIGEEHEAEAKNIHAMLFMESELHRIEHPMHAAIGQEREAEVKDSHAMQLMECEVQRSGQLNRATIVQGRETKGNTSHAVQVMESKLQKSEQVKRGAVGQENKAGVKDNHEVLMEMQVMESKFQKGEQVKRGAVGQENKAEVKDNHEVLMGSEIQKTEQPNRAAIGQGRRAKANASHAVQVMDNKFPKSEQVKRGAVGQENRAEVKDNHEVMENKFQKSEQVKRGAIGQESKAEVKDNHEVLMKCEIQRSEQPKHEASGQEHDEEENDRHAAQPMEESGIQSSEQPKPAERTINERIGEPRQLSHRSALAAKEKSPPNEQKRQVFDDTRTQITPSVLKRPIFKPTMITPPAKRHKPVDDWSCTLCQANLTREEDLTQHKEGELHRSKLAALRARHEASGFDLRNHLRGRSHQESLQALNTEEGGKCDVDRRGEDLKNKFMGNRRFPFCKLCKVECTSQKVMQSHLAGKKHRENLLARH; this is translated from the exons ATGGAGTTCGCCGCCCGTGGCCGATCAACCGCCGCGGTCGACGGCGTCGGCGACCGCGATGGCCGCCGCTTTTCCGACCCTCCGCCGCCGAACG GCAGAGACGCTCACTCGGCACCTGAAAACATGGCGGCGCTGGTGTTCAGGAGGGGGGAGCTGCTGCGGGAGTTCCACAGGGAGCGCATCCGCCTGGATATGATCTTGTGTGATCTTGCTGAGACAGAGCGCGCCATGACAGCGTGCTTAGCAATGCCTGCAGCGGGGTGGGGTGCTTGGGGTGACAGGCCTTCGATGCATCAATCCGAAGAAACGCTGTACCGAAATGCGCGGTCAAGCGAGGAAACCTCTTGGTGGTGTGGGAACCCCTCAGAGCCAGTGATACCTTTTTACCCTCACGTTGAACGGTCACCGTCACCAGTGCTGCAGCAGCGGCCAGTTGATGACGCTGAGCAGCAAGAACGTGTCAGCTCATCTAGGGCACTGGCAGTAGCTCCTTCATCGTGTCCTGATGTCGAACAACGCTGGTCACTGAGGAAGGAGCCTGCAGTGGAAGCCTTGGTACAAGCTGCCATCAATGTCGTTGCGAATCCAATGGAGACGGCATTGTTCAGTCAGAAGGTGACACCAGAGAGCCGAGACGCTGTTAACCAGGAACAGGAACAACAATTGAAGGACAGCCATGGGGTGCAGCTTACGGAGAGTGGAATCCAGAGAAGAGAAGAGCCAAAGTGTCTAGCCATTGGTGAGGAACACGAAGCAGAAGCAAAGAACATCCATGCCATGCTGTTCATGGAGAGTGAGCTCCATAGAATTGAACATCCAATGCATGCAGCCATTGGTCAGGAACGCGAAGCAGAAGTGAAGGATAGCCATGCCATGCAGCTGATGGAGTGTGAGGTCCAGAGGAGTGGACAGCTAAACCGTGCAACCATTGTTCAGGGACGCGAAACAAAAGGGAATACCAGCCATGCGGTGCAGGTGATGGAGAGCAAACTCCAGAAGAGTGAACAAGTAAAGCGTGGAGCCGTTGGTCaggaaaacaaagctggggtgaaGGACAACCATGAAGTGCTGATGGAGA TGCAGGTGATGGAGAGCAAATTCCAGAAGGGTGAACAGGTAAAGCGTGGAGCCGTTGGTCAGGAAAACAAAGCTGAGGTGAAGGACAACCATGAAGTGCTGATGGGGAGTGAAATCCAGAAAACTGAACAGCCTAACCGTGCAGCCATTGGCCAGGGACGCAGAGCAAAAGCGAATGCCAGCCATGCAGTGCAGGTGATGGACAACAAATTCCCGAAGAGTGAACAGGTAAAGCGTGGAGCCGTTGGTCAGGAAAACAGAGCTGAGGTGAAGGACAACCATGAA GTGATGGAGAACAAATTCCAGAAGAGTGAACAGGTAAAGCGTGGAGCCATTGGCCAGGAAAGCAAAGCTGAGGTGAAGGACAACCATGAAGTGCTGATGAAGTGTGAAATCCAGCGAAGTGAACAGCCAAAGCATGAAGCCTCTGGTCAGGAGCATGACGAAGAAGAGAACGACAGACATGCCGCACAGCCCATGGAGGAGAGTGGAATACAGAGCAGTGAACAGCCAAAGCCTGCAGAGCGTACCATCAATGAGCGTATCGGTGAACCAAGGCAATTATCTCATCGATCTGCGCTGGCTGCCAAGGAGAAATCCCCACCTAATGAGCAGAAGAGACAAGTGTTTGATGAC ACTAGAACGCAAATCACGCCCTCTGTGCTGAAGAGGCCGATTTTCAAACCGACCATGATAACTCCACCAGCAAAGAGGCACAAGCCAGTTGACGATTGGAGTTGCACCCTCTGCCAAGCGAACCTAACCCGTGAAGAAGACTTAACGCAACACAAAGAAGGCGAGCTACACCGGTCGAAACTCGCAGCATTGCGAGCAAGGCACGAAGCCTCTGGATTTGACTTGCGGAACCATCTCAGGGGCAGGAGTCACCAGGAGAGCTTGCAGGCCTTGAACACAGAAGAAGGCGGCAAGTGTGACGTTGACCGCAGGGGTGAAGACCTGAAGAACAAGTTTATGGGCAACAGAAGGTTTCCTTTCTGCAAGCTCTGCAAAGTGGAGTGCACCAGTCAGAAGGTGATGCAGTCGCATCTCGCTGGAAAGAAACACCGGGAGAATCTTCTGGCACGCCATTGA